CGCTCGACGGCTTTGCGCCGGGCGCGCCGATCGCGCTCGAGTTCGCGCCGGAACATCTGCGCGTGTTTGCGTGAGCGGAAACACAACAACGTCAACGTCGTAAGCAGTCCATCACACCATAGAGGAACCATCATGAAGAAGATCGTGCAATCGCGCTGTGCCGTGGCTGTCGGCGCTTTCGTCCTCGCGCTCGGCGCTGTCGCGCAGGCGAACGCGGCGGAACTGACGGTCGTGAACTTCGGCGGCGCGAATGGCGACGCGCAGAAGGCGGCATTCAACCAGCCGTTCGAAGCGAGCAGCGGCGCGAAGGTGACGGCCGTCGAATACAACGGCGAGCAGGCAAAAGTGAAGGCGATGGTCGAAGCGAAGCATGTGAACTGGGACGTCGTCGAAGTGGAATCGGGCGACCTCGGCCGCGGCTGCGACGAAGGTCTGTACGAGAAGCTCGACTGGTCGAAGCTCGGCAAGAAATCGGATCTGATTCCGGAAGCACCGCAAACGTGCGGCGTCGGTATCTTCGTGTGGTCGACGGCGATGGCGTACAACGCCGACAAGCTGAAGACGGCGCCCGCGAGCTGGGCCGATTTCTGGGACACCAAGAAATTCCCCGGCAAGCGCGGCATGCGCAAGGGCGCGCGCTATAACCTCGAGTTCGCGCTGATGGCCGACGGCGTTGCGCCGAAGGACGTCTACAAGGTGCTCGCCACGAAGGAAGGCCAGGACCGTGCGTTCAAGAAGCTCGACGAACTGAAGCCGAATATCCAGTGGTGGGAAGCGGGCGCGCAGCCGCCGCAATTTCTCGTTGCGGGCGACGTGGTGATGTCGACGGCATATAACGGCCGTATCGATGCCGCACAGAAGGAAGGCAAGAACCTGAAGGTCGTGTGGAACGGCAGCATCTACGACCTCGATTACTGGGCGATGCCGAAGGGCACGCCGAACAAGGCGCTGGCCGAAAAGTACATCGCGTACACGATTTCGTCGAAGCCGCAGCAGGAATACGCGAAGCACATCGCGTACGGTCCGGTGAACGAGTCGGCGATCAAGTCGCTCGATGCGAAGACGCTCGCCAATTTGCCGAACTCGCCCGCCAACGGCAAGAACGCGGTGCTGCAGAACCTGACGTTCTGGACGGATCACGGCGACGAACTGGAGCAGCGTTTCGCGTCGTGGGCGTCGAAGTAAGCGGTTCGCGTTGAACGATGCGGCCTTCTTCGCGGAAGCGGGAAGCCGCATCGCCGCTATACGAAGCAACGGCATGCATGGCTGCATGAGAGGCAGGAGAATAGTGTGACCACGATCACGATCACCGCCGACGCGGCTCCCGAGTCGACGGGCAAACTCAAGCGCGAGCTGAAGGCAGCGGAAGCGAAGAAGCGCGCGGTGGCGCTGCTGCTCATCGCACCGCTCGCAATTTTTCTGCTGATGATTTTCGTTGTGCCGATCGGCGCGTTGCTGACGCGTGCGGTGCAAAACCCCGAGATCGCGACGGCGCTGCCGCATACCGTGACGGCGTTGCGCGACTGGGATCGCAAGTCCACACCGGCCGATGCCGCTTACGCGGCGCTCGCGACCGATCTCACGGCAGTCGCCGACGGCGAAGCGATGGGCGCGCTCGCACGGCGTCTGAATACGGAGATCCCCGGTTACCGCTCGCTCGTCGCGAAGACGGCGCGCGCAATGCCCCTCAACGACGACGCGGGCCACGCATTGCCGCCCGCGCAGGTGAAGGCGAAGATTCTCGAAGTCGACGAGCGTTGGGGCGATGCGAAGTACTGGCAGGCGATCGCGAAGAACGGCAGCGCGTACTCGCCGTTCTATCTGCTTGCCGCGCTCGATCACAAACAGGATGCGTTCGGTCACATCGTTCCGACGGATCCAGAACAACAGATCTATCTCGCCGTGTTCAGCCGCACGTTCGTGATCGGTATCGCTGTGACGGTTTTCGCGTTGCTGCTCGGTTATCCGCTCGCGTACTGGATTTCTACACTGAACGAACGGCGTGCGAATCTCGTGATGATCCTCGTGCTGATTCCGTTCTGGACATCGGTTCTCGTGCGCGTTGCCGCGTGGATCGTGATTCTGCAAAGCGAAGGCCTTGTGAACAAGGCGCTGATCGGCATGGGCGTGATACACGATCCGTTTGCGCTGCTGTTCAACCGTGTCGGCGTGTATATTTCGATGACGCATATCCTGCTGCCGTTCATGATCCTGCCGCTGTATAGCGTGATGAAGTCTATTCCGCCCAGCTACCAGCGCGCGGCTGTTTCGCTCGGCTCGCATCCGTTCGCCGCGTTCTGGCGCGTGTACGTACCGCAGACGTATCCGGGTGTCGGCGCGGGCGCGCTGCTGGTATTCATTCTCGCGATCGGCTACTACATCACGCCTGCTTTGCTCGGCGGACCGAACGATCAGATGGTCAGCTACTACGTCGCGTACTTCACTAACGTGACGATCAACTGGGGCATGGCGTGCGCGCTCGGTGGGCTGCTGCTCGCCGCGACGCTCGTTTTGTATGTGATCTATGGACGCTTTACGCGTTCGAACGTGAGCCTGGGTTGAGGAGCGCGCGATGAAAATGGCCAAACCGATGTTCGCGCCGCACACGTCGACGATCGAACGCATCTGGTACTTCACGCTGCGCGGGCTCGCGGTGTTGACGCTGCTGTATCTGATCCTGCCTGTGCTCGCGATCGTGCCGCTGTCGTTCTCGTCGAGCACGTTCCTTGTCTATCCGATTCCGGGCTGGTCGCTGCGCTGGTATCAGAACCTGGTCGCCTCCGACGAATGGCGGATGGCCGCGAAGAACAGCTTCATCGTCGCGCCGTCGGCGACTGTGCTGGCCACCGTGCTCGGCACGCTCGCGGCGATCGGGCTGACGAAAGCAAACTTCAAGGGCAAGGCGCTGCTGATGGCGATACTGATCTCGCCGATGATCGTGCCTGTCGTCGTGGTCGGTGTCGGGATGTATCTGTTTTTTGCGCCGCTCGGGCTCGCTAATACGTATATCGGGTTGATCATGGCGCATGCGTCTCTGGGCGTGCCGTTCGTTGTGACTACCGTTGCCGCGACTTTGCAAGGCTTCAATTACAACCTTGTGCGGGCGAGCCTGTCGCTTGGCGCGAGTCCAGTGAAGACGTTTTTCAGTATCACGTTGCCTGTGATTGCGCCTGGCGTGATTTCCGGGGCACTGTTCGCATTTGCGACTTCGTTCGACGAGGTGGTCGTTACGTTGTTTCTCGCTGGCGCGGATCAAACGACGCTGCCGCGTCAGATGTTCACCGGCATTCGCGAAAACATCAGCCCGACTATTGCTGCCCTGGCTACGATTCTTATCGTGTTTTCTACTTGTCTGCTGCTTGCGCTCGAGTGGCTGCGCGGGAGGAATGCTGCTCGGGCTGTGGCCGTTTAGCGTTGGTGCGGCTGCTGGTTGGTTTGGGTCTTCGCTGCCAGCGAGAGCGTAAAGCTCGACCGCAGATGCCATCGAACGAACGGCAATGCGACGTTTCACAAACGTTGACAACTCAAGTCACGCGCTGCGTTAAAACAACGGTTCCAATTACTAACAATGGAACCTCAAACCATGGAACACGGCATCATCGTCTGGCTGATCATCGGCTGTATCGCGGGCTGGCTCGCGAGCGTGCTGGTCGCGGGTGGCGGCTTCGGCGTCGTCATTGACATCGTCGTCGGTATTGCAGGTGCACTCATCGGCGGATGGCTGTCAGGCGCGCTGCATATCTCCCTCGGCCACGGCTTCATCGGCTCGATTGTCACCGCACTCATCGGCGCTGTGATTCTGCTCTTCGTTATTCGGCTTTTCCGGCGCGCATAATCAGCGGCTCGAAAAGGGAAACCCGGCTTCGGCCGGGTTTGCTTTTTTCTGCCTCGAACGCTAACGTCCTGCTGTCTGATCCGCCTGTTCGCTTGCCGTCATCCCGCCTAACGCCTGAAACAGCGCCGCCGTGTCCACGAGACGATCGGCCTGCGCGCGCGTCCTGTCGAGCGCCGTCTGCAATGCCTGACGCTGCGTATCGATCAAGCCGAACTGACTAACGCCGCCCGCCGCATATTGCGCCTGCGCGATTTTTGCGCTTGCCTGCGCTTCGGCGTTCGCGTCATCGCGCGCCTGCAATGCGTGCGCATCGTCGTTCAGTGCGTGCAGCGTATCGGCGACTTGCTGCAGCGCTTTCAGCACCGTTTGCCGATACGACGCGAAAGCCGCATCGTAAGCCGCCTGCGCGGCGCGTTTCTTCGCGCGCAGTTCACCGCCGTGAAAAATCGGTTGCGCCAGATTCAGGCCGATATTCCAGACGTTCAATCCATTGACGACATCCTCGATGCGCGTGCGCTCCGAACCGAATCCCGCCGACACGATGAACTGCGGATACAGGTTCGCCGTCGCGACGCCGACGTCCGCGCTCGCCTGATGCAACAACGCCT
This Paraburkholderia phymatum STM815 DNA region includes the following protein-coding sequences:
- a CDS encoding ABC transporter substrate-binding protein, with translation MKKIVQSRCAVAVGAFVLALGAVAQANAAELTVVNFGGANGDAQKAAFNQPFEASSGAKVTAVEYNGEQAKVKAMVEAKHVNWDVVEVESGDLGRGCDEGLYEKLDWSKLGKKSDLIPEAPQTCGVGIFVWSTAMAYNADKLKTAPASWADFWDTKKFPGKRGMRKGARYNLEFALMADGVAPKDVYKVLATKEGQDRAFKKLDELKPNIQWWEAGAQPPQFLVAGDVVMSTAYNGRIDAAQKEGKNLKVVWNGSIYDLDYWAMPKGTPNKALAEKYIAYTISSKPQQEYAKHIAYGPVNESAIKSLDAKTLANLPNSPANGKNAVLQNLTFWTDHGDELEQRFASWASK
- a CDS encoding ABC transporter permease is translated as MTTITITADAAPESTGKLKRELKAAEAKKRAVALLLIAPLAIFLLMIFVVPIGALLTRAVQNPEIATALPHTVTALRDWDRKSTPADAAYAALATDLTAVADGEAMGALARRLNTEIPGYRSLVAKTARAMPLNDDAGHALPPAQVKAKILEVDERWGDAKYWQAIAKNGSAYSPFYLLAALDHKQDAFGHIVPTDPEQQIYLAVFSRTFVIGIAVTVFALLLGYPLAYWISTLNERRANLVMILVLIPFWTSVLVRVAAWIVILQSEGLVNKALIGMGVIHDPFALLFNRVGVYISMTHILLPFMILPLYSVMKSIPPSYQRAAVSLGSHPFAAFWRVYVPQTYPGVGAGALLVFILAIGYYITPALLGGPNDQMVSYYVAYFTNVTINWGMACALGGLLLAATLVLYVIYGRFTRSNVSLG
- a CDS encoding ABC transporter permease, whose protein sequence is MKMAKPMFAPHTSTIERIWYFTLRGLAVLTLLYLILPVLAIVPLSFSSSTFLVYPIPGWSLRWYQNLVASDEWRMAAKNSFIVAPSATVLATVLGTLAAIGLTKANFKGKALLMAILISPMIVPVVVVGVGMYLFFAPLGLANTYIGLIMAHASLGVPFVVTTVAATLQGFNYNLVRASLSLGASPVKTFFSITLPVIAPGVISGALFAFATSFDEVVVTLFLAGADQTTLPRQMFTGIRENISPTIAALATILIVFSTCLLLALEWLRGRNAARAVAV
- a CDS encoding GlsB/YeaQ/YmgE family stress response membrane protein; its protein translation is MEHGIIVWLIIGCIAGWLASVLVAGGGFGVVIDIVVGIAGALIGGWLSGALHISLGHGFIGSIVTALIGAVILLFVIRLFRRA